The Verrucomicrobiia bacterium genome contains a region encoding:
- a CDS encoding thioredoxin family protein translates to MALTPSTMLALGTPAPDFQLPDTAGKMVSLGDFKAAPALVVMFICNHCPYVKHLRAALAEFGRECGAKGVAVVAINANDVENYPADSPARMAEEAQAAGYPFPYLYDATQKVARAYRAACTPDFFVFDRGRRLVYRGQFDASRPGNGVPISGKDLRAAVDAVLAGRAPSLHQAPSMGCNIKWKRGNEPEYFGVKS, encoded by the coding sequence ATGGCTTTGACACCTTCCACCATGCTGGCGTTGGGCACGCCGGCGCCGGACTTTCAACTGCCTGACACAGCGGGCAAGATGGTTTCGCTGGGCGATTTCAAGGCCGCCCCGGCGTTGGTGGTAATGTTCATCTGCAACCACTGTCCTTACGTGAAGCATCTGCGCGCGGCGCTTGCCGAATTCGGGCGCGAATGCGGGGCGAAGGGCGTGGCCGTCGTGGCCATCAACGCCAATGACGTCGAAAATTATCCGGCCGACAGTCCGGCCCGGATGGCAGAAGAAGCGCAGGCGGCCGGGTATCCCTTCCCGTATCTCTACGACGCAACACAAAAGGTGGCGCGGGCCTATCGGGCCGCCTGCACGCCGGATTTTTTCGTGTTTGATCGCGGCCGCCGGCTGGTTTACCGCGGTCAATTCGACGCAAGCCGGCCGGGCAACGGCGTTCCGATCTCGGGCAAAGATTTGCGGGCGGCGGTGGACGCCGTGCTGGCAGGCCGGGCGCCGTCACTGCACCAGGCGCCGAGCATGGGTTGCAACATCAAGTGGAAGCGCGGCAATGAGCCGGAATACTTCGGCGTAAAAAGTTGA
- a CDS encoding SIS domain-containing protein, producing MTKLQQAIQDNLAITQALAGFEEPLNRAADMVLRCLTAGGKLLICGNGGSASDATHMATEFLCRFLGDRRPYPALSLTANGEFLTAMGNDYHFDEVFARQVWGLGAQGDVLICFTTSGKSKNVLRAIEEANKKRVLSICFLGRDGGFTIGKATLDLLVPGNSTARIQEAHKFLFHVLCEIVEAQIPRE from the coding sequence ATGACCAAGCTGCAACAGGCCATTCAGGACAACCTCGCCATCACCCAAGCCCTTGCGGGGTTTGAAGAACCGCTGAATCGCGCCGCAGACATGGTTCTGCGTTGTCTGACCGCCGGCGGGAAACTGCTCATTTGCGGCAATGGCGGCAGCGCGTCAGACGCCACGCACATGGCCACGGAATTTCTCTGCCGGTTCCTGGGCGACCGGCGGCCGTATCCCGCCCTGTCGCTGACGGCGAATGGGGAATTCCTCACGGCCATGGGCAATGATTATCATTTCGACGAAGTGTTCGCCCGGCAGGTGTGGGGTTTGGGCGCCCAAGGCGACGTGTTGATTTGCTTCACCACCAGCGGCAAGTCCAAGAATGTCCTGCGCGCCATCGAAGAGGCGAACAAGAAGCGTGTGCTCAGCATTTGTTTCCTGGGCCGGGACGGCGGTTTCACCATCGGCAAGGCCACGCTCGACCTGCTCGTCCCCGGCAATTCAACCGCGCGCATTCAGGAGGCGCACAAGTTTCTCTTCCACGTGCTGTGCGAAATCGTCGAAGCGCAGATTCCGAGGGAGTGA